The Pocillopora verrucosa isolate sample1 chromosome 14, ASM3666991v2, whole genome shotgun sequence genome has a segment encoding these proteins:
- the LOC131787067 gene encoding uncharacterized protein has protein sequence MELEALQKNLDAKLKLLAYKQEKGKGIVDKANATTIGRHRDGLVCLAKEADEVKLKIEEKKIAKGEQMDEVCAWSNEIDKVIEGVDAEIEYLGKCLGEVKKKSQMAEKESEKATIAKEREEQLAFEKAQWEMKLDYEKKSEELGSKKGKGLSGDTGMHAKLPKLSITKFDGSFEQWLSFWNKFSAEIDATDLSAVTKFAYLKELLVTKVRADIDGLPFNLEGYERAKAILKSEYGKTSEIVNAYVNNIMGLPTITSASPKEINEFYKRLLFNVQSLETLGKLREVSGNVRAVLDKLKGIKGDLVRGHEDWRDWDFAKLIQAIKGWRDINSEGEESDGGSVSKRKNDRNDWNARVPPPRGRSYQVQQQANGGQMRGCVYCDDTNHTSANCTKVVAVGDRKRILSQKQLCFNCTSDKHRADSCRSRGCHNCQRRHHTSICDRPPSGHTTRGRFMTAQNKGTERVVYPVVVVEVNGIKCRALLDTGAGSSYASSAILEHLGNKPLREEFKRIEMMLGSTNKVIGVHSVTIGSLDGKFRLETEVTRVDRSTLLSLDNPGYAGILEKYPYLDGVYMDDRDEKPELPVHIILGASEYAKIKTETIPKIGRPGEPVAELTKFGWTIMSPGKEVDLSNMFLTQTTAADYEQLCKLDVLGLRDTPGGDQADVYEEFKEQLTRGPEGWYETGLPWRGNHPPLPNHRAGSLKRLESTIRKLEKNGILQKYDAIIKDQLNEGIVERVSGPPVGKEFYIPHKAVVREAAESTKLRIVYDASARASEKAPSLNECLHAGPPLQNKLWAVLVRARFHPVALTGDIKQAFLQVRIREEDRDAMRFHWITDLQSRRVETLRFTRALFGLAPSPFLLGGVIKQHLEACRTENPDLVREIEKSLYVDDLISGGPTVKAALEVKAGVTHVFNQASFKLHKWHSNVPAVESPGDPLSEDTTFAKEQLGAPQEGGGSILGLPWNKRQDTIEINFPTDRTQVTKRGILAKIARVYDPLGLAAPMTLSGKLLYRDACDLKVGWDAQLPGQLGTKWSRWEAQLPVSISVPRAIPQHFEEISNIELHCFGDASGQGVSAAVYGVISQPSGDSVGLIAAKARLAKQGLTIPRLELVSGHMATNLIVNVKEALEGFPVGNMVCWLDSSVALHWIKGAGSYKQFVSNRVQKIQQHPEVNWRHVGTKDNPADLGSRSGSVENEELWWRGPEWLLDRERWPADIKTTATPDSQAEAKVIRDVFAVAQAKTDILDALLIKFNLWKTLRVCAWVTRFIHNLRSEKTRRSKGPLTTEEIEMQRHLWLKRTQVKFKRDERFEDHRVQLNLQENADGLLECRGRIQGDYPIYLPESHPFTEKMVADAHIRTLHGGVSLTMAKIRERYWVPRLRRLAKRVVKACNGCKRFRATAFAVPPPGQLPRDRTEGENAFQVVGVDFAGPLKYRKGRNHEGKAYITLYACSLTRGIYLELLPSLETGEFLRCLKRFIARRGRPEKIYSDNGSTFVAAAKWLKQVMTDERLNEFLSRQEIKWQFNLSRAPWWGGQFERMVGLVKRSLQKTIGNGFLTWTELEEVILDVEVAVNNRPLSYVEDDVQLPILTPHSLLFGQPNALLELEPHCIEDGELRKRAKYLRRCKEAVWKRWTGEYLKGLRERHRLKNPGKPENPIVGEVVLIKSDDKNRGKWKVGIVTELIKGRDGVVRGAKLRTGTSHLERAVQQLYPLELSCDRPEDGDRPPTTELRIEAPAFRPSRDAAVAARLRMEDLAHDEEGG, from the coding sequence ATGGAACTGGAGGCACTTCAGAAGAATTTGGACGCAAAACTCAAGCTTTTGGCGTACAAGCAAGAAAAGGGAAAGGGCATTGTGGACAAGGCAAACGCGACAACTATTGGGAGACACCGTGACGGGTTGGTGTGTTTAGCAAAAGAAGCGGACGAGGTCAAATTAAAGATCGAAGAGAAGAAGATTGCAAAGGGTGAGCAAATGGACGAGGTATGTGCATGGAGCAATGAAATAGACAAAGTTATTGAGGGTGTAGACGCGGAGATCGAATACCTTGGGAAGTGTTTGGGGGAGGTGAAGAAAAAATCGCAAATGGCCGAAAAAGAAAGCGAGAAAGCGACAATCGCGAAGGAGAGAGAGGAGCAACTCGCGTTTGAAAAAGCACAATGGGAAATGAAGCTTgattacgaaaaaaaatcagaagaattAGGTAGCAAAAAAGGGAAAGGGTTATCAGGCGATACCGGAATGCACGCAAAGTTGCCAAAGCTATCAATAACGAAGTTTGATGGGTCCTTCGAACAATGGCTCtctttttggaataaattttccgCGGAAATAGACGCGACGGATCTGTCAGCAGTGACAAAGTTCGCTTATCTAAAGGAACTCCTTGTTACAAAGGTACGAGCGGACATAGATGGACTCCCGTTCAATCTTGAGGGGTACGAAAGGGCGAAGGCCATCCTAAAATCGGAGTACGGGAAAACGTCAGAAATTGTAAATGCATATGTAAACAACATCATGGGTTTGCCTACCATCACAAGCGCCAGTCCAAAAGAAATTAATGAGTTTTACAAAAGGCTTCTGTTCAATGTACAAAGCTTAGAGACGCTCGGGAAGTTACGTGAAGTCTCCGGAAATGTGAGGGCGGTGTTAGACAAACTGAAAGGAATAAAGGGAGACTTAGTCCGGGGACACGAAGATTGGCGAGACTGGGATTTCGCTAAACTGATTCAGGCAATTAAAGGTTGGAGAGACATAAATtcagaaggagaagaaagcGATGGTGGGAGTGTGTCCAAGAGGAAGAATGATCGCAACGACTGGAATGCCCGTGTTCCGCCGCCACGCGGAAGGTCTTATCAGGTCCAACAACAAGCAAATGGAGGACAGATGCGCGGATGCGTCTATTGCGATGACACGAACCACACATCCGCTAATTGCACCAAAGTTGTCGCGGTCGGAGACCGCAAACGAATTTTGAGCCAAAAACAGTTGTGTTTTAATTGTACAAGTGACAAACACAGAGCAGACAGCTGTAGAAGCCGCGGGTGTCATAACTGTCAACGCCGACATCACACGTCAATATGTGATCGCCCACCAAGCGGTCACACAACGAGGGGAAGATTTATGACGgcacaaaacaaaggaacagaGAGAGTCGTGTATCCCGTTGTTGTCGTGGAAGTAAATGGAATCAAATGCCGCGCACTCCTAGACACTGGGGCAGGCAGCTCATACGCGTCGTCAGCTATCCTTGAACACCTGGGAAACAAACCGCTACGAGAAGAATTCAAGCGCATAGAGATGATGCTTGGGTCAACAAACAAGGTCATCGGAGTTCATAGCGTGACGATTGGCAGCCTTGATGGCAAATTTCGATTGGAAACGGAAGTCACCAGAGTGGACCGTAGTACATTGCTATCACTTGACAACCCAGGATATGCTGGGATACTGGAGAAATATCCCTACTTGGATGGGGTATACATGGACGACAGAGACGAGAAGCCTGAGCTACCAGTCCACATTATCCTGGGTGCGAGCGAGTACGCGAAAATAAAGACAGAAACCATACCAAAGATCGGACGTCCCGGCGAACCTGTTGCAGAGCTAACAAAGTTCGGATGGACAATTATGTCACCAGGTAAAGAAGTTGACCTCTCTAATATGTTCTTGACCCAGACGACAGCGGCAGATTACGAACAACTATGCAAATTAGATGTTCTAGGATTGCGTGACACACCAGGCGGAGATCAAGCAGATGTTTATGAAGAATTCAAGGAACAATTAACACGAGGGCCAGAGGGATGGTACGAGACGGGGCTACCCTGGAGGGGAAACCACCCTCCACTGCCCAACCACAGAGCGGGAAGCTTGAAGCGATTGGAAAGTACCATTCGGAAACTGGAGAAGAACGGAATACTCCAGAAGTATGACGCCATAATTAAAGACCAGCTTAACGAAGGAATAGTGGAGCGAGTGTCAGGCCCACCAGTGGGAAAGGAGTTCTATATTCCACATAAAGCAGTGGTGAGAGAAGCTGCAGAGAGTACCAAACTTCGAATCGTGTACGACGCCTCTGCCCGAGCTTCAGAGAAGGCTCCTTCTCTCAACGAGTGCCTTCACGCGGGACCTCCGTTGCAGAACAAGCTTTGGGCTGTTCTTGTCCGTGCACGTTTCCACCCAGTCGCGTTAACAGGTGATATAAAGCAAGCGTTCTTACAAGTACGAATACGGGAAGAAGACAGGGATGCCATGAGATTCCACTGGATCACGGACTTGCAATCCAGGCGAGTGGAAACACTGAGATTCACGAGAGCTCTGTTTGGTTTGGCCCCATCGCCCTTTCTTCTTGGGGGAGTTATCAAACAACACCTGGAAGCCTGTCGTACCGAGAATCCGGACCTGGTGAGGGAAATAGAGAAGAGTCTATACGTCGATGACCTTATCAGCGGGGGACCCACCGTAAAAGCTGCCCTTGAAGTCAAAGCAGGCGTTACCCATGTCTTTAACCAAGCCTCATTCAAGCTGCACAAGTGGCATTCAAATGTTCCGGCAGTGGAGTCCCCTGGTGATCCTCTTAGCGAAGATACTACATTCGCGAAAGAACAGTTGGGTGCACCTCAAGAAGGAGGGGGATCTATTCTCGGGCTTCCATGGAACAAGCGACAAGATAccattgaaataaatttcccAACTGACCGCACCCAAGTGACAAAGAGAGGGATACTAGCGAAGATAGCAAGAGTGTATGACCCGTTAGGGCTCGCAGCGCCTATGACATTGAGTGGAAAACTACTGTACCGAGACGCATGTGATTTGAAAGTCGGATGGGATGCTCAACTTCCTGGTCAACTGGGAACCAAGTGGTCAAGATGGGAAGCACAGCTACCAGTGAGCATTTCCGTACCCAGAGCCATACCTCAACACTTTGAAGAGATCAGCAACATTGAGCTACATTGTTTCGGCGACGCAAGCGGACAAGGCGTTTCTGCGGCAGTGTACGGTGTCATATCTCAACCATCCGGTGATAGTGTTGGGCTGATAGCAGCCAAAGCTAGACTGGCGAAGCAAGGCCTCACCATCCCCCGCCTCGAGTTGGTCTCCGGTCACATGGCGACCAATCTCATTGTGAACGTTAAGGAAGCATTAGAGGGTTTCCCAGTTGGAAATATGGTTTGCTGGTTGGACAGCAGCGTTGCGTTACATTGGATCAAGGGAGCAGGGAGTTACAAGCAGTTCGTAAGCAATCGAGTGCAGAAAATCCAGCAACACCCAGAAGTAAACTGGCGTCATGTGGGTACAAAGGACAACCCAGCTGACCTTGGCAGTCGGAGCGGAAGCGTGGAAAATGAAGAGCTATGGTGGAGAGGGCCTGAGTGGCTACTAGACCGAGAGCGATGGCCAGCCGATATTAAGACAACGGCCACACCAGACAGTCAGGCGGAAGCAAAAGTGATACGGGACGTATTCGCTGTAGCACAAGCTAAGACAGACATCCTAGACGCCTTGCTGATCAAGTTCAACTTATGGAAAACCCTAAGGGTTTGTGCGTGGGTGACTCGATTCATACATAACCTACGGAGCGAAAAGACGAGAAGATCTAAGGGACCACTCACGACAGAGGAGATCGAGATGCAGCGACACCTGTGGCTAAAGCGAACACAGGTGAAATTCAAGAGAGACGAGCGGTTCGAAGATCATCGTGTTCAGCTGAACCTACAAGAAAACGCAGACGGGTTACTGGAATGCCGAGGGCGGATTCAGGGAGACTATCCCATTTACTTGCCTGAGTCTCATCCGTTCACGGAGAAGATGGTGGCAGACGCACATATCAGGACACTCCACGGAGGAGTGAGCCTCACAATGGCAAAGATTCGTGAAAGGTACTGGGTTCCCAGGTTGCGTCGCCTTGCAAAAAGAGTCGTTAAAGCTTGTAACGGCTGCAAGCGGTTCCGCGCCACCGCGTTTGCGGTTCCGCCACCAGGACAGCTACCAAGGGATCGTACCGAAGGAGAAAATGCGTTCCAAGTAGTCGGAGTGGATTTCGCCGGACCACTGAAGTATAGAAAGGGGAGGAATCATGAAGGcaaagcttacataacgctttACGCCTGTAGCCTGACCAGAGGTATTTACCTTGAGCTACTACCCAGCCTAGAAACGGGAGAATTCCTTCGATGCCTGAAACGGTTTATCGCCCGACGTGGGCGGCCAGAAAAGATTTACTCAGACAACGGGAGTACCTTCGTGGCAGCAGCTAAGTGGCTGAAACAAGTGATGACTGACGAACGCCTCAACGAATTCCTCTCCCGTCAAGAAATCAAGTGGCAATTCAACCTGAGCAGAGCGCCCTGGTGGGGAGGGCAGTTCGAGAGAATGGTTGGATTGGTGAAGAGAAGTCTACAGAAGACCATTGGAAACGGGTTCCTAACGTGGACCGAGTTAGAGGAGGTTATACTAGACGTAGAGGTTGCAGTCAACAACCGACCTTTAAGTTACGTGGAGGACGATGTGCAGCTACCGATCTTGACCCCCCACTCCTTGTTGTTTGGTCAACCAAATGCACTACTCGAGTTGGAACCGCACTGCATAGAAGACGGTGAATTACGCAAGCGAGCAAAGTATCTCAGACGATGCAAGGAGGCCGTCTGGAAGCGATGGACGGGGGAGTACTTAAAGGGGCTGCGCGAACGCCATCGTCTAAAGAATCCTGGAAAGCCCGAAAATCCTATTGTGGGCGAGGTCGTGCTGATCAAGTCGGACGACAAGAATCGCGGGAAATGGAAGGTCGGGATCGTCACGGAACTAATCAAAGGGCGTGACGGTGTTGTCCGGGGAGCAAAGTTGCGCACAGGGACCTCACATCTAGAGCGAGCAGTACAGCAGCTGTATCCGTTAGAACTGTCATGTGATCGACCGGAAGACGGCGACAGACCTCCAACGACCGAGTTGCGCATTGAAGCGCCAGCGTTCAGGCCTTCCCGTGATGCAGCCGTCGCAGCAAGATTACGTATGGAGGATCTTGCTCACGATGAGGAAGGGGGTTGA